A window of the Phytoactinopolyspora mesophila genome harbors these coding sequences:
- a CDS encoding helix-turn-helix domain-containing protein yields MTKLRHVDDAELVSKIHAMRESGATYAQIKTELQVGASTISRVLGVYGKGRRRPTISDDVRARALALRREGQSVPEIARELGIAKSSAWAITKEVAWKPTPGSKERAKRAARMRWDRETARRAEEREQAVSEAAAWVGELSDRELMLIGAVLYWAEGSKTKPWNPTEWLGFINSDPDVILLYRAWLRRLGVADERLTFRVHIHESADVQAAERYWADVVGVSVDRFARATLKKHNPKTVRKNTSEGYYGCLVICARKGAAEYRRMDGMWRGICRAVRQIQ; encoded by the coding sequence ATGACGAAGTTGCGACATGTCGATGACGCCGAATTGGTGAGCAAGATTCACGCCATGCGTGAATCCGGCGCGACGTACGCGCAGATCAAGACCGAATTGCAGGTTGGCGCAAGCACCATTAGTCGCGTTCTTGGCGTCTATGGGAAAGGCCGGCGTCGTCCTACGATTTCCGACGACGTGCGCGCCCGTGCGCTCGCGCTGCGGCGGGAAGGTCAGTCGGTACCGGAGATCGCTCGTGAGCTGGGTATCGCGAAGAGCAGCGCCTGGGCGATCACCAAAGAGGTCGCGTGGAAGCCGACGCCAGGATCCAAGGAGCGCGCCAAACGCGCCGCCAGGATGCGCTGGGACCGAGAAACCGCGCGCCGGGCCGAAGAGCGCGAGCAAGCGGTGAGTGAGGCGGCTGCCTGGGTTGGCGAATTGAGTGATCGTGAGCTGATGTTGATCGGTGCCGTCTTGTACTGGGCGGAAGGGTCGAAAACGAAGCCATGGAACCCTACTGAGTGGCTCGGCTTCATCAACAGCGATCCTGACGTGATTCTGCTATATAGGGCCTGGCTCCGTCGGCTCGGCGTGGCTGATGAGCGGCTGACATTCAGGGTGCACATTCACGAGTCTGCCGATGTGCAGGCCGCTGAACGATACTGGGCCGACGTTGTCGGCGTATCCGTCGACAGGTTCGCACGCGCGACACTGAAGAAGCACAATCCGAAGACGGTGCGTAAGAACACGTCCGAGGGTTATTACGGATGCTTGGTCATCTGCGCACGGAAGGGGGCCGCTGAGTATCGCCGGATGGACGGCATGTGGAGGGGAATCTGCCGGGCCGTGCGACAGATACAGTAG
- a CDS encoding ribose-phosphate diphosphokinase — MNGLRASGTKTLMLFGGRAHPELNAEVAERLGVELIPMRAHEFANGELYVRFDESVRGCDAFVVQSHTAPINDWIMEQLVMVDALKRASAKRITVVMPFYGYARQDKKHQGREPISARLIADMFKTAGAHRLMAVDLHTAQIQGFFDGPVDHLWALPILARHIAENYQTSNMTVVSPDAGRVRVADVWADRLGTPLAIIHKRRDPNVANQVKVHEVVGDVAGRTCLLVDDMIDTAGTITQAAEALIANGAANVIVAATHAVLSGPAVDRLKNSSITEVVVTNTLPIPDERRFDTLTVLSIAPLLARAIREVFEDGSVTSLFNGNT, encoded by the coding sequence ATGAACGGTCTACGGGCCAGTGGCACGAAGACGCTGATGTTGTTCGGCGGCCGGGCGCATCCCGAGCTCAACGCCGAAGTGGCCGAACGCCTCGGGGTCGAGCTCATCCCGATGAGGGCGCACGAGTTCGCCAACGGCGAGCTCTACGTCCGCTTCGACGAGAGCGTGCGCGGATGCGACGCATTCGTGGTTCAGAGCCACACCGCTCCGATCAACGACTGGATCATGGAACAGCTGGTCATGGTCGACGCCTTGAAACGTGCCTCGGCCAAGCGGATCACTGTGGTGATGCCCTTCTACGGATATGCACGTCAGGACAAGAAGCATCAGGGCCGCGAGCCGATCTCGGCCCGGTTGATCGCGGATATGTTCAAGACGGCAGGCGCGCATCGCCTGATGGCGGTGGATCTACACACCGCACAGATCCAGGGATTCTTCGACGGGCCGGTTGATCACCTGTGGGCGCTGCCGATCCTGGCTCGACACATCGCGGAGAACTATCAGACATCCAACATGACGGTTGTGTCGCCGGACGCCGGCCGGGTCCGGGTCGCCGACGTGTGGGCGGACCGGCTCGGCACACCGCTGGCGATCATCCACAAGCGCCGCGATCCCAATGTGGCCAATCAGGTCAAGGTGCATGAGGTTGTCGGTGATGTCGCCGGCCGCACCTGCCTGCTGGTCGACGACATGATCGACACCGCCGGCACCATCACCCAGGCCGCTGAGGCGCTCATCGCCAACGGAGCAGCGAACGTGATCGTCGCGGCGACCCACGCGGTGCTCTCCGGGCCGGCGGTCGACCGGCTGAAGAACTCGAGCATCACCGAAGTAGTCGTCACCAACACGTTGCCGATCCCCGACGAACGTCGCTTCGACACCCTTACCGTGCTGTCCATCGCGCCGCTCCTGGCGCGGGCGATCCGTGAGGTTTTCGAGGACGGCTCGGTGACGAGTCTGTTTAACGGAAACACCTAA
- the pth gene encoding aminoacyl-tRNA hydrolase, with amino-acid sequence MNSNDAWLVVGLGNPGPKYADTRHNVGAEVVSLLAARAAASFKAARRRRADIAETRLGAAPGVRAVLAKPRSYMNESGGPVAALRDFYKTDLDRLVVVHDELDLPFGTIRVKKGGGDGGHNGLRSIRAALGGGDYVRVRFGVSRPPGRMDPAGYVLKPFSAAERRNLEFEIDRCADAVEAVVVDGLIYAQNHYNG; translated from the coding sequence GTGAACTCCAACGATGCGTGGCTTGTTGTCGGGCTGGGGAACCCCGGCCCGAAATACGCCGACACGCGGCACAACGTCGGCGCCGAGGTAGTCAGTCTGTTAGCCGCGCGCGCTGCTGCCTCGTTCAAGGCCGCCCGGCGCCGCCGTGCCGATATAGCCGAGACCCGTCTCGGGGCCGCGCCGGGAGTCCGTGCGGTACTGGCAAAACCACGCTCGTACATGAACGAATCGGGCGGACCGGTGGCCGCTCTCCGCGACTTCTATAAGACAGACCTCGACCGTTTGGTAGTCGTCCATGACGAACTTGATCTTCCATTTGGCACCATTCGCGTAAAAAAGGGCGGCGGTGATGGTGGTCACAACGGCCTACGGTCGATTCGCGCCGCACTCGGCGGCGGTGACTACGTTCGGGTCCGCTTCGGCGTCAGCCGCCCGCCCGGCCGGATGGATCCGGCCGGGTATGTCCTGAAGCCCTTTTCCGCAGCTGAACGCCGCAATCTGGAGTTCGAGATCGATCGGTGCGCCGACGCGGTGGAAGCAGTTGTCGTCGACGGTTTGATCTACGCTCAGAATCATTACAACGGCTGA
- a CDS encoding acyl-CoA desaturase: protein MAPTETLKQSAGQPSAPEADATPDQKGDAPLTSFGTHEGDTPSAGKRIVLAIFIGLPFIALLAAIPFAWMGGFLSWLDVVLAVVMYLIAGHGITVGFHRHFTHRAFKANRGLKIAMAVSGSLAIEMPVTNWVADHRRHHKYADKEGDPHSPWRYGTSVPAVVKGMVYAHMGWMFDNERTDQQKYVPDLLKDKDIRRVNQLFPLWVAVSLLLPPVIGGLATWSWHGALTAFFWATLVRIGLLHHVTWSINSICHAMGERPFESRDKSGNVWWLAVLSMGESWHNLHHADPTSARHGVLKGQIDSSARLIKIFEKLGWVWDVRWPSEERIQGKRVDDYGGEKNLIAP from the coding sequence ATGGCTCCCACCGAGACTCTCAAGCAATCCGCAGGCCAGCCATCGGCGCCCGAGGCAGACGCAACCCCCGACCAAAAGGGCGATGCGCCCCTCACCTCCTTCGGCACTCACGAGGGTGATACCCCGTCCGCCGGGAAACGGATCGTTCTCGCGATCTTCATCGGACTCCCGTTCATCGCCTTACTGGCAGCCATCCCCTTCGCGTGGATGGGCGGGTTTCTCAGCTGGCTCGACGTGGTCCTGGCGGTGGTGATGTACCTGATCGCCGGTCATGGCATCACTGTCGGATTCCACCGGCATTTCACCCACCGGGCTTTCAAGGCGAATCGCGGACTCAAGATCGCGATGGCCGTTTCCGGCAGCCTCGCGATCGAGATGCCCGTGACCAACTGGGTCGCCGACCACCGCCGGCACCACAAGTACGCCGACAAGGAAGGCGACCCGCATTCGCCTTGGCGCTACGGCACCAGTGTTCCGGCCGTGGTCAAAGGCATGGTCTACGCGCACATGGGTTGGATGTTCGACAACGAGCGCACTGACCAGCAGAAGTATGTACCCGACCTGCTCAAGGACAAAGACATCCGCCGGGTCAACCAGTTGTTCCCGCTATGGGTGGCGGTCTCCCTGTTGCTCCCGCCGGTGATCGGCGGCCTCGCCACCTGGTCGTGGCACGGAGCACTGACGGCCTTCTTCTGGGCGACACTCGTGCGTATCGGCCTGCTGCACCACGTGACGTGGTCGATCAACTCGATCTGTCACGCGATGGGCGAGCGCCCGTTCGAGAGCCGGGACAAGTCCGGCAACGTATGGTGGCTCGCCGTGCTGTCCATGGGCGAGTCCTGGCACAACCTCCACCATGCGGACCCGACGAGCGCCCGGCATGGCGTGCTCAAGGGCCAGATCGACTCCAGCGCCCGCCTCATCAAGATTTTCGAGAAGCTGGGCTGGGTGTGGGATGTCCGCTGGCCGAGCGAGGAGCGCATCCAAGGCAAACGGGTCGACGACTACGGCGGCGAGAAGAACCTCATCGCCCCCTGA
- the glmU gene encoding bifunctional UDP-N-acetylglucosamine diphosphorylase/glucosamine-1-phosphate N-acetyltransferase GlmU, with protein sequence MTTRPAAVIVLAAGEGTRMKSSIPKVLHELSGRSLVGHAVAAAQSLEPEHLSVVVGHGRDQVTAHLADAAPAVTTAIQEEQLGTGHAVQCALAMLPELSGVVVVTYGDVPLLSGDTLRALIDQHEADSNGVTVLTAHVADPTGYGRIVRDEHGAVLRIVEHKDADEETRRITEMNSGIYAFDADVLRSGLARLTADNVQGELYLTDVLGLARADGRRVGALVTGDAWQTEGVNDRSQLAALNREMNRRVTTQWMRAGVTIIDPATTWIDVTVTLERDVVLRPGVQLHGSTRIHEGAEIGPDSTLRDTTVDRGAVVIRTHAEGAEIGPHANVGPFSYLRPGTRLGKKGKIGGFVETKKAEIGEGSKVPHLSYVGDATIGDGVNIGAGTIVANYDGVHKHHTTVGDHTFVGSDSVLVAPVELADGSYVAAGSTVTSHTEPGDLAVARARQRNVSGWVDRRRPGTSTLEAARRARARQTGSDVVEGSDQ encoded by the coding sequence GTGACTACGCGTCCCGCAGCCGTTATCGTCCTCGCCGCGGGCGAGGGCACTCGGATGAAGTCGTCCATCCCTAAGGTCCTGCACGAGCTTTCCGGCCGATCCCTTGTCGGGCATGCGGTCGCCGCGGCCCAGTCTTTGGAGCCTGAACACCTGAGCGTAGTGGTCGGTCACGGCCGCGACCAGGTCACAGCGCACCTCGCTGATGCCGCGCCAGCGGTCACCACCGCGATCCAGGAAGAGCAGCTCGGAACGGGGCACGCCGTCCAGTGCGCACTCGCGATGCTGCCGGAACTGAGCGGCGTGGTGGTGGTGACCTATGGAGATGTGCCGTTGCTGAGCGGTGACACGTTGCGTGCGCTGATCGATCAGCATGAGGCCGACTCCAATGGGGTCACGGTGCTGACCGCGCACGTCGCGGACCCGACTGGCTATGGCCGGATCGTCCGTGACGAGCACGGCGCCGTTCTCCGGATCGTCGAGCACAAGGACGCCGATGAGGAAACGCGGCGGATCACCGAGATGAATTCCGGGATCTACGCATTCGACGCCGACGTTCTGCGCTCCGGATTAGCCCGGCTCACCGCGGACAACGTCCAGGGCGAGCTGTACCTGACCGATGTGCTGGGCTTGGCCAGAGCTGACGGACGGCGTGTAGGCGCATTGGTGACCGGGGATGCGTGGCAGACCGAAGGGGTCAACGACCGATCCCAGCTCGCCGCGCTGAACCGTGAGATGAACCGGCGGGTCACCACGCAATGGATGCGTGCCGGTGTCACCATCATCGATCCGGCCACGACGTGGATCGATGTCACGGTGACACTCGAGCGCGACGTCGTTCTGCGGCCCGGCGTCCAGCTCCATGGTTCCACCCGCATCCACGAAGGAGCCGAGATCGGCCCGGACAGCACGCTGCGCGACACAACTGTCGACCGAGGCGCGGTGGTGATCCGGACACACGCCGAGGGCGCGGAGATCGGACCGCACGCCAACGTCGGGCCGTTCTCGTACCTGCGACCCGGTACCCGCCTGGGCAAGAAGGGCAAGATCGGCGGCTTCGTCGAGACCAAGAAGGCCGAGATCGGCGAGGGATCGAAGGTTCCGCATCTTTCGTACGTGGGTGATGCCACGATCGGCGACGGAGTCAACATCGGGGCCGGCACCATAGTCGCCAACTACGACGGCGTTCATAAGCACCACACAACTGTCGGAGACCACACCTTCGTCGGTAGCGATTCGGTGCTGGTCGCTCCTGTGGAGCTGGCTGACGGAAGCTACGTCGCGGCCGGCTCCACGGTGACATCTCACACTGAGCCTGGCGATTTGGCCGTTGCCCGTGCGCGGCAGCGGAACGTGTCGGGCTGGGTCGATCGTCGACGGCCGGGTACATCAACACTCGAGGCTGCGCGTCGTGCGCGGGCGAGGCAGACTGGAAGTGACGTCGTCGAGGGGAGCGACCAATGA
- a CDS encoding 50S ribosomal protein L25/general stress protein Ctc, which produces MSDVKIAAELRTEFGKGAARRLRRADKVPAVLYGHGTDPIHLALPGHDTMLALKNPNVLITLDISGAGNELALPKHVQRDPLKGFIEHVDLLLVKRGEKVTVDIPVLLEGDAISGSMVSLDSPSISIEAEATHLPESVTVSIEGLDIGTQIHASDLVLPKGSSLAADPETLIVNITASHDVAAEEDEAAAAAEAEAAEPAADSGSESDES; this is translated from the coding sequence GTGTCCGACGTCAAGATTGCCGCCGAGCTGCGTACCGAGTTCGGTAAGGGCGCCGCGCGCCGCCTGCGTCGCGCCGACAAGGTGCCCGCGGTCCTCTACGGACATGGCACCGATCCGATTCACCTGGCGCTTCCAGGGCACGACACCATGCTGGCGCTCAAGAACCCCAACGTGCTGATCACGCTGGACATCTCGGGCGCGGGTAACGAGCTGGCGCTGCCCAAGCATGTGCAGCGTGACCCGCTGAAGGGCTTCATCGAGCACGTAGACCTGTTGCTCGTGAAGCGTGGCGAGAAGGTCACCGTCGACATCCCGGTGCTGCTCGAGGGCGATGCCATCTCCGGTTCCATGGTCAGCTTGGACAGTCCGTCCATCTCCATCGAGGCCGAGGCGACACACCTGCCGGAAAGTGTCACCGTGTCCATCGAGGGTCTCGACATCGGCACCCAGATTCACGCCAGCGACTTGGTTCTGCCCAAGGGCTCTTCACTCGCTGCCGATCCTGAGACGCTGATCGTGAACATCACCGCGTCGCACGACGTCGCTGCCGAGGAAGACGAGGCCGCCGCCGCTGCCGAGGCCGAGGCTGCCGAGCCAGCCGCTGACTCCGGTTCGGAATCTGACGAGTCCTGA